The proteins below are encoded in one region of Pacificitalea manganoxidans:
- a CDS encoding response regulator produces the protein MKVLIVESEGDLGRTWQAHLEKQGAEVFLAMSEDRAVMHLEQHDFNAVVLDLLLEQGNALALADFIAYRQPKAQVMFVTNSTYFADGSIFQHASNARGFLSSGSRPEDIAAMVVHYAGGSERGNGRGGSGGDGPAH, from the coding sequence ATGAAAGTTCTCATCGTCGAAAGCGAAGGCGACCTAGGCCGAACCTGGCAAGCACACCTGGAAAAACAGGGGGCCGAGGTGTTTCTCGCCATGTCAGAAGACCGCGCGGTCATGCATCTGGAACAGCACGACTTTAACGCCGTTGTGCTGGATCTGCTGCTGGAACAGGGCAACGCCCTCGCACTCGCGGATTTCATCGCCTATCGCCAGCCCAAGGCGCAGGTGATGTTCGTGACGAATTCCACCTATTTCGCGGATGGCTCGATTTTCCAGCACGCCTCGAACGCCCGCGGGTTTCTTAGCTCCGGCAGCCGTCCCGAAGATATCGCCGCGATGGTCGTCCACTATGCGGGCGGCTCCGAGCGCGGAAATGGCCGCGGCGGCTCGGGCGGCGACGGTCCAGCACACTGA
- a CDS encoding glutathione S-transferase family protein codes for MGQLVEGIWKDEWYDTAAHGGKFVRSTAKFRNWVTPDGAAGPDGESGFAAERDRYHLYVSYACPWAHRTLIFRALKGLEDIIPVSVVHPDMLSEGWEFRTDWPGTTGDRLFGLPYLRDVYLKADPTMSGRVTVPVLWDKKTGKIVSNESSEIIRMFNSAFDELTGNDDDYWPEDLREAIAPVNERVYHEVNNGVYKAGFATSQEPYDAAVTTLFEALDWLDARLGEKRYLMGERVTEADWRLATTLFRFDPVYHLHFKCNKRRLVDYPNLWPYARELYQWPGVAETVQFGHFVRHYHYSHDTINPNRIIPINPELDWTAPHGRG; via the coding sequence ATGGGTCAGTTGGTCGAAGGCATCTGGAAGGATGAATGGTACGACACCGCCGCACATGGCGGCAAATTCGTGCGCTCCACCGCCAAGTTTCGCAACTGGGTGACACCGGATGGCGCGGCTGGCCCGGACGGGGAGAGCGGGTTCGCGGCGGAGCGGGACCGCTATCACCTCTATGTATCCTATGCCTGCCCTTGGGCGCACCGCACATTGATCTTCCGCGCGTTGAAGGGGCTGGAGGACATCATTCCGGTTTCGGTCGTCCATCCCGATATGCTGTCGGAAGGCTGGGAGTTTCGCACCGATTGGCCGGGCACCACCGGCGACCGGCTGTTTGGCCTGCCTTACCTGCGCGACGTCTATCTGAAAGCGGACCCGACTATGTCCGGGCGGGTGACGGTGCCGGTGTTGTGGGACAAGAAAACCGGGAAGATCGTATCGAACGAAAGTTCCGAGATCATTCGCATGTTCAACTCTGCCTTCGATGAATTGACCGGCAACGACGACGACTACTGGCCGGAAGATCTGCGTGAGGCGATCGCGCCCGTGAACGAGCGGGTTTATCACGAGGTCAACAATGGCGTTTATAAAGCGGGATTCGCCACCTCGCAGGAGCCGTATGACGCCGCCGTGACCACCCTGTTCGAAGCGCTGGACTGGCTGGATGCGCGGTTGGGCGAGAAACGGTATCTGATGGGGGAGCGCGTGACCGAGGCCGACTGGCGGCTGGCGACGACGCTATTCAGGTTCGACCCGGTCTATCACCTGCATTTCAAGTGCAACAAACGGCGGCTGGTCGACTACCCGAACCTGTGGCCCTACGCGCGGGAGCTGTATCAGTGGCCCGGCGTGGCCGAGACGGTGCAGTTCGGCCATTTCGTGCGCCACTACCACTACAGTCACGACACCATCAATCCGAACCGGATCATTCCGATTAACCCGGAGCTGGATTGGACTGCGCCGCATGGGCGCGGGTGA
- a CDS encoding DUF6732 family protein, with protein sequence MRIRALSVQTGLSLVAILSTSGAALAHPGHLTERLEHDHFIAATALILAGGISAWEMWKHHRRSKGKPVLFWRRTESDDKRG encoded by the coding sequence ATGCGAATTCGCGCCTTGTCCGTGCAAACCGGTCTGTCCCTCGTCGCCATTCTTTCCACCAGCGGCGCAGCCTTGGCGCATCCCGGTCACCTGACGGAACGGCTCGAACATGATCACTTCATCGCGGCGACCGCGCTCATTCTCGCCGGCGGGATCAGCGCATGGGAAATGTGGAAGCATCACCGCCGCAGCAAGGGCAAGCCGGTGCTGTTTTGGCGCCGCACGGAGTCCGACGACAAACGCGGCTAG
- a CDS encoding transglycosylase domain-containing protein — protein sequence MSTSGRKKSLVAEKRSFAQAARSKTRRKGGSGSGSGGGKRPRRRAPARRRGPLGWIAALTRFLIGLVMSVIWRSAAVVALLIAGAVFYFYTQIPDMAELIDGRTKGSVTLLDRNGDVFAWRGQQFGGIVDADNLSSNLRNAVVATEDRRFYQHFGVSPRGVASAIRINMREGRGPFEGHGGSTITQQTAKLLCLGVPFERGAGMTEAQYEADCRRTTIWRKVKEAIYAMALEAKFSKQEILTIYLNRAYMGGSARGAEAAAQRYFGVSAADLNVAQSAMLAGLLVAPTTYAPTNNLARSQARAATVLKLMDDQDFITPDQRQAALERPATLSEAAAAQAGGYFADWVMDVGPDFLTTNTTEDVVLRTTLDQRLQRAAEGAMEQIFSEKVRDGSAAQAAIVVMSADGAVRAMVGGRETKVSGAFNRAAMAKRQTGSAFKPFVYAAALDLGFSPNATVMDEPYTINVPGSGPYSPENYDRRYHGRVTLTEALKDSLNIPAVKVSEEAGRESVRRIAADFGLDSDLAAGPALALGASESTLVDMTGAYAGILNGGRAVAPYGLTELRIQGEGETLMNQENGYGERVISETAAKQLVYMMSRVIQDGTGTRAKIDRPAAGKTGTTSAARDAWFVGFTADYVAGVWMGYDDNTPLTGVTGGGLPAEIWRETMLRVHQGIEPKELPMIVPEPVQQQPVQEPDPQQMTEAQRQLEQELQRQAEQQQQRQQQQRQPQRQADPVERILRGVLNDIFGR from the coding sequence ATGAGCACGTCAGGCAGAAAAAAATCTCTCGTCGCCGAAAAGCGCAGCTTCGCGCAGGCCGCTCGGTCCAAGACCCGGCGCAAAGGCGGAAGCGGCTCGGGTTCCGGCGGGGGCAAGCGGCCCCGGCGCAGGGCCCCCGCACGTCGGCGCGGGCCTCTGGGCTGGATCGCGGCGTTGACGCGGTTCCTCATCGGCTTGGTGATGAGCGTGATTTGGCGTTCGGCGGCGGTCGTCGCGCTGCTGATCGCGGGCGCGGTGTTCTATTTCTACACCCAGATTCCCGACATGGCGGAATTGATCGATGGGCGCACCAAAGGGTCGGTGACGCTTCTGGATCGCAATGGCGATGTGTTTGCGTGGCGCGGTCAGCAATTCGGCGGCATCGTCGACGCGGATAACCTGTCGAGCAATCTGCGCAATGCGGTCGTCGCGACCGAGGACCGGCGCTTCTACCAGCATTTCGGCGTCAGCCCGCGCGGTGTCGCCTCGGCGATTCGCATCAACATGCGCGAAGGGCGGGGTCCGTTCGAGGGGCATGGCGGCTCCACCATCACCCAACAGACCGCGAAGCTGCTGTGTCTGGGCGTGCCGTTCGAGCGCGGCGCGGGCATGACGGAGGCGCAGTATGAGGCCGATTGCCGCCGCACCACCATCTGGCGGAAGGTGAAGGAAGCGATCTACGCGATGGCGCTGGAGGCGAAATTCTCCAAGCAAGAAATCCTGACGATCTACCTCAACCGTGCCTATATGGGCGGCTCCGCCCGTGGGGCCGAGGCTGCGGCGCAGCGCTATTTCGGTGTCTCCGCTGCCGATCTGAATGTCGCTCAATCGGCGATGCTGGCGGGTCTGCTGGTCGCGCCGACGACCTATGCGCCGACCAATAACCTTGCCCGGTCGCAGGCGCGGGCCGCGACGGTGCTGAAACTGATGGACGATCAGGATTTCATCACCCCCGATCAGCGGCAAGCGGCGCTGGAGCGTCCCGCGACGCTGTCCGAGGCCGCCGCCGCACAGGCCGGGGGGTATTTCGCCGACTGGGTGATGGATGTGGGGCCGGACTTCCTGACCACCAACACTACCGAAGATGTCGTGCTGCGCACCACCTTGGATCAGCGGCTGCAACGGGCCGCAGAGGGCGCGATGGAGCAGATCTTCTCCGAGAAGGTGCGCGATGGCTCCGCCGCGCAGGCCGCGATCGTGGTGATGTCGGCGGATGGTGCCGTGCGTGCGATGGTTGGCGGGCGCGAAACCAAGGTGTCCGGCGCGTTCAACCGTGCCGCGATGGCCAAGCGTCAAACAGGCTCCGCGTTCAAGCCGTTCGTGTATGCCGCCGCGCTCGATCTGGGGTTTTCGCCCAATGCGACGGTGATGGACGAGCCCTACACGATCAATGTTCCCGGGTCCGGTCCGTATTCGCCAGAGAACTACGACCGGCGCTATCATGGTCGTGTGACCCTGACCGAGGCGCTGAAGGACAGTCTTAACATCCCCGCGGTGAAGGTCTCGGAAGAGGCCGGGCGCGAGTCGGTGCGTCGCATTGCGGCTGATTTCGGCTTGGACAGCGATCTGGCTGCCGGGCCTGCACTGGCGCTCGGGGCGTCCGAATCGACCTTGGTCGACATGACCGGCGCGTATGCGGGCATCCTGAACGGGGGCCGCGCGGTGGCGCCTTACGGATTGACCGAACTGCGTATTCAGGGCGAAGGCGAAACCCTGATGAATCAGGAAAACGGCTATGGCGAGCGGGTGATTTCCGAAACCGCCGCCAAGCAGTTGGTCTACATGATGTCGCGGGTCATTCAGGACGGCACCGGCACGCGGGCCAAGATCGACCGCCCCGCGGCTGGCAAAACCGGCACCACGTCCGCCGCGCGGGATGCGTGGTTCGTGGGCTTCACCGCCGATTACGTCGCCGGGGTCTGGATGGGCTATGACGACAACACGCCGCTGACGGGGGTCACCGGGGGTGGTCTGCCTGCCGAGATCTGGCGCGAAACGATGCTGCGTGTCCACCAAGGTATCGAGCCCAAGGAACTGCCGATGATCGTCCCCGAGCCGGTGCAGCAGCAACCGGTGCAGGAGCCGGACCCTCAGCAGATGACCGAAGCTCAGCGTCAGCTGGAGCAGGAATTGCAGCGTCAGGCCGAACAGCAGCAGCAACGCCAGCAGCAACAGCGGCAACCGCAGCGTCAGGCCGATCCGGTGGAACGCATCCTGCGCGGTGTGCTGAACGATATCTTCGGACGTTGA
- a CDS encoding P-II family nitrogen regulator, with product MKLIIAAIKPFKLEEVREALTAIGVRGMMVTEIKGFGSQSGHTEIYRGAEYAVNFVPKVKLEIVVSAAMADQVVETIQTTAKTDKIGDGKIFVLDVNQAVRVRTGETNDDAL from the coding sequence GTGAAACTCATCATTGCAGCAATCAAGCCGTTCAAGCTGGAGGAGGTGCGCGAGGCGCTCACCGCCATCGGCGTGCGCGGGATGATGGTGACCGAGATCAAGGGCTTCGGCTCCCAGTCCGGGCACACCGAAATCTATCGTGGCGCCGAATACGCCGTGAACTTCGTCCCCAAGGTCAAGCTGGAGATCGTCGTCTCCGCCGCGATGGCCGATCAGGTGGTCGAAACCATCCAGACCACCGCCAAAACCGACAAGATCGGCGACGGCAAGATCTTCGTGCTCGACGTGAACCAAGCGGTGCGCGTGCGGACGGGCGAAACCAACGACGACGCGCTTTAA
- a CDS encoding ammonium transporter family protein has protein sequence MNFRKLIPASAALTAAILLPALGYAQEAAEAAAEAVPAGGPDEQTAFILTSVLFLVGGFLVFWMAAGFAMLEAGLVRSKNVAMQLTKNIALFSLASIFYYLVGYNLMYPLGDWAIEGYFSALFPAVAVLEGVGIDAAGADDIAYASTASDYFFQLMFCATTASIVSGTLAERIKLWPFLIFTIILTAFIYPLQASWKWGGGFLDAMGFLDFAGSTVVHSVGGWAALVGALFLGPRLGKYKDGRVIPMPGSNLALATLGTFILWLGWFGFNGGSQLAMGTIGDVTDVSRIFANTNAAAAGGGLTALILTQLLYKKPDLTMVLNGCLAGLVSITAEPLTPTLGWATIIGMIGGVIVVFGVPFLDKLKIDDAVGAIPVHLMAGIWGTFIVPLTNPDGSYVTQIISILIVAAFVIVVSAIVWFILKLVMGLRVDAETEIAGLDMAELGMEAYPEFSKG, from the coding sequence ATGAATTTTCGCAAACTCATTCCGGCCAGCGCGGCCCTGACGGCGGCGATCCTGCTGCCCGCACTGGGCTACGCGCAGGAGGCCGCCGAGGCCGCTGCCGAAGCCGTGCCCGCGGGCGGGCCCGACGAGCAGACCGCCTTTATCCTGACCTCCGTCCTGTTTCTCGTCGGTGGCTTTCTGGTGTTCTGGATGGCTGCAGGCTTTGCCATGCTGGAAGCCGGCCTTGTCCGCTCCAAAAACGTGGCGATGCAGCTGACCAAGAACATCGCGCTGTTTTCGCTGGCCTCCATCTTTTACTACCTCGTCGGCTACAACCTGATGTATCCGCTGGGTGACTGGGCGATCGAGGGCTACTTCTCCGCGCTGTTCCCGGCTGTCGCCGTGCTCGAAGGCGTTGGCATCGATGCGGCAGGTGCCGACGATATCGCCTATGCCTCGACCGCGTCGGACTACTTCTTCCAGCTGATGTTCTGCGCCACCACCGCGTCGATCGTCTCCGGCACGCTGGCCGAGCGGATCAAGCTGTGGCCCTTCCTGATCTTCACGATCATCCTGACCGCGTTCATCTACCCGCTGCAGGCTTCGTGGAAATGGGGCGGTGGCTTCCTTGACGCGATGGGCTTCCTCGACTTCGCCGGTTCGACCGTCGTGCACTCCGTGGGTGGCTGGGCCGCTCTGGTCGGCGCGCTGTTCCTCGGGCCGCGTCTGGGCAAATACAAGGACGGCCGCGTCATCCCGATGCCGGGCTCCAACCTTGCCCTTGCCACGCTGGGCACGTTCATCCTGTGGCTCGGCTGGTTCGGCTTCAACGGTGGCTCGCAGCTGGCGATGGGCACCATCGGTGACGTGACCGATGTCAGCCGTATCTTCGCCAACACCAACGCTGCCGCAGCAGGTGGCGGTCTGACCGCGCTGATCCTGACCCAGCTTCTTTACAAGAAGCCGGACCTCACCATGGTGCTGAACGGCTGTCTGGCCGGTCTGGTGTCGATCACCGCAGAACCGCTGACCCCGACCCTTGGCTGGGCGACCATCATCGGCATGATCGGCGGCGTGATCGTGGTGTTCGGCGTGCCGTTCCTCGACAAGCTGAAGATCGACGACGCCGTGGGTGCCATCCCGGTTCACCTGATGGCTGGTATCTGGGGCACCTTCATCGTGCCGCTGACCAACCCTGATGGCTCCTACGTCACGCAGATCATCTCGATCCTGATCGTCGCAGCCTTCGTGATCGTCGTGTCCGCAATCGTCTGGTTCATCCTGAAGCTGGTCATGGGCCTGCGTGTGGATGCCGAGACCGAAATCGCCGGCCTCGACATGGCGGAACTGGGCATGGAAGCCTACCCCGAGTTCTCCAAAGGCTGA
- a CDS encoding amino acid aminotransferase: MLGQLPERAPDKILNIMRLFAEDTRPGKIDLGVGVFRDAAGRTPVMAVVKTAEARLLERQQTKGYIALAGDPEFHAAMRGLVLGAAVAADRVAALATPGGTGAVRQCFEAARLANPDVRVLLPEPSWPNHASILDTMGIAWASYRYYDAATGGLDRAGMLEDLARTGVGDLVLLHGCCHNPTGADPQPADWAEIAMVLGQTGAVPMVDMAYQGFGDGLEADAAGPRLLAETLPEMLLAVSGSKNFGLYRERVGMALAVCATPAEATRAQALLAWLNRQAYAFPPDHGARLVTDILTDPDLRTSWTTELSAMRELMNGNRRALAQALQAESGSDRFGFIAGQRGMFSLIGADPAQVAAMRDEDALYMIGDGRINLAGLTPETIPRAARIIARHLR, from the coding sequence ATGCTGGGCCAGTTGCCGGAGAGGGCGCCCGACAAGATCCTGAATATCATGCGGCTTTTCGCCGAGGATACGCGCCCCGGCAAGATCGACCTCGGCGTCGGCGTGTTCCGCGACGCAGCAGGCCGGACCCCTGTCATGGCGGTGGTAAAGACAGCCGAGGCACGGCTGTTGGAACGTCAGCAGACGAAGGGCTATATCGCGCTGGCCGGTGATCCTGAATTTCACGCCGCCATGCGTGGGCTGGTGCTGGGCGCTGCGGTCGCGGCCGACCGGGTCGCTGCGCTGGCCACGCCGGGCGGCACGGGCGCGGTGCGCCAATGTTTCGAAGCCGCGCGGCTAGCCAATCCTGATGTGCGGGTGCTGCTTCCCGAGCCAAGCTGGCCGAACCATGCCTCGATCCTCGACACGATGGGGATCGCGTGGGCCAGTTACCGCTACTACGACGCCGCGACCGGGGGGCTGGATCGGGCCGGGATGCTGGAAGATCTGGCACGGACCGGGGTGGGGGATCTGGTGCTGTTGCATGGCTGTTGCCACAACCCCACCGGTGCCGATCCCCAGCCCGCCGACTGGGCCGAGATCGCGATGGTGCTTGGCCAGACGGGCGCGGTGCCGATGGTCGATATGGCCTATCAGGGCTTTGGCGATGGGTTGGAGGCAGATGCCGCCGGGCCGCGATTGCTGGCCGAAACCCTGCCCGAAATGCTGTTGGCGGTGAGCGGATCGAAGAATTTCGGATTGTATCGCGAACGGGTCGGCATGGCTCTGGCGGTTTGTGCGACCCCGGCAGAGGCCACCCGCGCACAGGCGTTGCTGGCGTGGCTGAACCGGCAGGCCTATGCCTTTCCGCCCGATCACGGGGCGCGGCTGGTCACAGACATTCTGACCGATCCCGATCTGCGCACGAGCTGGACGACGGAACTGTCCGCCATGCGGGAGTTGATGAACGGCAATCGCCGGGCGCTGGCGCAGGCATTGCAGGCGGAAAGCGGCTCGGACCGGTTTGGCTTCATCGCCGGACAGCGCGGAATGTTTTCGCTGATCGGCGCGGACCCTGCGCAGGTGGCTGCGATGCGGGATGAGGACGCGCTGTATATGATCGGAGACGGGCGCATCAATCTGGCGGGACTCACGCCCGAGACCATCCCCCGCGCCGCCCGGATCATCGCCCGGCATCTGCGCTAG
- the sseA gene encoding 3-mercaptopyruvate sulfurtransferase yields MPHSDPRTLVSTQWLADHLKTPDLRVIDASWYLPDAGRDAKAEYAAGHIPGARFFDIDEISDQRSELPHMAPPPEKFISRLRAMGVGDGHQVVIYDGAGLFSAARVWWLFRLMGKTDVAVLDGGLPKWKAEGREIEDMPPVIRDRHMTVQRQADRVKDVTQVAAGLKLGEWQVVDARSPARFRGELPEPRPGLRAGHIPGSRNVHYASLLNDDGTMKAPDALRRIFEAAGVDPMAPVITSCGSGVTAAILSLALERIGNPRHALYDGSWAEWGMFGDLKVATGDA; encoded by the coding sequence ATGCCGCATAGCGACCCCCGGACCCTGGTTTCGACCCAGTGGCTGGCCGACCATCTGAAAACCCCCGATCTGCGCGTGATCGACGCGTCATGGTATTTGCCGGACGCGGGGCGCGATGCGAAGGCCGAATATGCGGCGGGACATATCCCCGGCGCGCGGTTCTTCGATATCGATGAGATTTCCGACCAGCGTTCTGAGTTGCCGCATATGGCGCCGCCGCCGGAGAAGTTCATCTCGCGCCTGCGCGCGATGGGCGTGGGCGACGGGCATCAGGTGGTGATCTACGATGGCGCCGGTCTGTTTTCCGCCGCGCGGGTGTGGTGGCTGTTTCGCCTGATGGGCAAGACCGATGTCGCGGTGCTCGATGGCGGCTTGCCGAAATGGAAGGCCGAGGGCCGGGAGATCGAGGACATGCCGCCGGTGATCCGCGACCGGCACATGACGGTGCAGCGGCAGGCCGACCGGGTCAAAGACGTGACGCAGGTCGCCGCCGGGCTGAAGCTGGGCGAATGGCAGGTGGTCGATGCGCGCTCCCCCGCGCGGTTTCGGGGCGAATTGCCCGAGCCGCGCCCCGGCCTACGCGCAGGCCACATCCCCGGATCACGCAATGTGCATTATGCCAGCTTGCTCAACGATGACGGCACCATGAAGGCCCCCGATGCGCTGCGCCGGATTTTCGAGGCTGCGGGCGTCGATCCGATGGCGCCGGTGATTACCAGCTGCGGCTCCGGCGTGACGGCGGCGATCCTGTCGTTGGCTCTTGAGCGGATCGGCAATCCCCGCCACGCGCTATACGATGGATCGTGGGCGGAATGGGGCATGTTCGGCGACCTGAAGGTCGCGACCGGCGACGCCTGA
- the smpB gene encoding SsrA-binding protein SmpB encodes MAKEKSNPNYKVIAENRRARYDYAIEDDLECGIILTGSEVKSLREHSANVAESYAEVHDGELWLVNSYIAPYDRAMFGHDEKRRRKLLVSRKELARLWSDTQRKGMTLVPLVLYFNHRGMAKLKIGIAKGKKVADKRATEAKRDWQRQKARLLRDAR; translated from the coding sequence ATGGCCAAAGAGAAATCAAATCCCAATTACAAGGTGATCGCCGAGAACCGGCGGGCGCGGTATGACTATGCGATTGAGGATGACCTCGAATGCGGGATCATCCTGACCGGCTCGGAGGTGAAGTCCCTGCGCGAGCATTCCGCCAACGTGGCTGAAAGCTACGCCGAGGTGCATGACGGCGAACTGTGGTTGGTGAATTCCTACATCGCCCCCTATGACCGGGCGATGTTTGGCCACGATGAGAAACGTCGGCGCAAGCTGTTGGTGTCGCGCAAGGAACTGGCGCGGCTGTGGTCCGACACCCAGCGCAAAGGCATGACGCTGGTGCCGCTGGTGCTGTATTTCAACCATCGCGGCATGGCCAAGCTGAAGATCGGCATCGCCAAGGGTAAAAAGGTCGCCGACAAACGCGCGACCGAGGCCAAGCGCGATTGGCAGCGTCAGAAAGCCCGCCTGCTGCGCGACGCACGCTGA